Within the Musa acuminata AAA Group cultivar baxijiao chromosome BXJ2-9, Cavendish_Baxijiao_AAA, whole genome shotgun sequence genome, the region AAACTaaaattatcaataataattaTATCAAGCGAATAAATCTTTATCTACCAATTATTAAGGTTAATACACAATATATCCAAGGAAGAATAGGGAGAATCCTCCTCCCAAAGACTAGTAGTAGTGAAAGCTTAGAGGAACACTAGTACTCTCATAAATAGTATGGTTAAGCATCTACTTGTGTTGGTGGGGAAGGTCAAGGAGCAGTTAGGAATTAATGAAGAGAGTGACAGAATAGAATAAGCCATACCTACTTGGTGTAGAACCTGATAGCATCATGAGTGGGAGGCCCAACTCTTTAACTTTAGCTTATAGAGATGCTCTTGCGCATGATGTTAGTCTGTGAGAAAAGATATTATCATATGAAGCACACTGTTAACTATTTTGAAATGTAAAGAAGAGATCTGACATTTTGGTGCAAGCATCATAGCATATATTAGTTACAAGACACACAATGAACCTAAAAAGATGAATATGACTTGATTCCAAGGTTAGATTGATGTGAAGTCCAAAGCAGAACTAAGCCGATCATTAGGAAGAACACCAGGTTCTCTGGGTGTGTGTGTATGAGACAAGCACACAGGGCTAACGTGACAAATGGATGCTGGCTGAAGTAGGGAAATGGTGATTCCAAGTTCCAAGATGTGTCATTAAGCTTCGACGAGAATGAGAGGTGTGACGAAGCCCTCCAACTAAGCGGGTGGCGGCAACGGGCTGAAGCCCGCAAGGAGGCACGGCTGCTTCGGCGGTGTGCTCCTTAGAGCCGGTCCACGGGTTCGGGTGGGTTTACTGCTGTGTGTCACGGCATCATTTCCAGAGCACTTGGCCGTTGATTGCGTCTGTTCTCGAGCTTGTGCGTCGAAGAAGTGTAAGCCGGCGGGCATGCAGCGCTGCCACCGCAGCACACACGTGCACGGGCGCCAGCCACGTACTCGCTTTCCACGCACCGCTCCGCCGCAAGGCGCTCTCAGCAGCAGCGACCAGCTCGCGCACCGTCCCCGAAGCCCCCGTCGTCTCCCTATCCTCTCCACAGGCCATGTGGAGCCCCCGCACCCCGATGAGTCCCGCCTTCGCCCCCATTCTTTTACCACGACTCTCTATCTCTCTCCGCGTGTGCGTCTGTGTTCTATTTAAACCCCTATAACTGCACTCACGCCCATCTCGCCCATCTGTCTTTTAGTTTCCACACGTCGGTTTCACAGAAATACCTGCATGCGATGGCTTCACACGAAGCCATGACGAAGGTAATGGTGGGGAGGACGACGGAGTACCGAAAGGGCACCGACACCGAGCTGCTCGCCCTCCACAGCAGCTCCGCCGAGCTGCTGCTCCTTTGTGGGGAGCGGTTCGACGCCGTGCAGGCCTTCCGCACAGGGCGGCTCTCCTTGCACATGATCAGAGCGAAGGGGAACCCCGTTTGCATGGTGAGTTGCATGGTGGGGGATCACCAGTGGATGCTGGCCAAGGACTCGCTCGTCCTCCGTGTTGACCCTCGCAGGTATGTCTTCGCCATGCCCGGCTTCTGCTACGGACTTGCATTGCTGGGCTCTGGTTCGGACACTGAGTGCCGGACGCTGGAAGAGATCCTTGCGAGGTTTTGTGCTTACCGAGACATTGCGGCCGAGGAAGGTAATTAACCCACAAGGGATTTGCTGTCTCCATGAATTCCGCGTTGACCATTCCTCCTTTTCTCTCAGGAGATGATATATGGGCTCATGCCTATGACGAGATGACGAAGCTCACCACCAACGCCATCGCCATCGACACCACCACCGGCGGGGCCAGACGGCCATCAACTGCCACAGGCATCGCCTCTTCCGAATCAGAGAAATGGAAGAAGATCCAGCGGGCAGTGAGGACGTCGGCCATGGTCAAGCTGCTCTCCCGGTCCCTCCTCACCGGTGCGCTCGACCCCAGAAAGCACCTCGACCTGACCGCCGGCAATAACCTCCCGAGCATGCGGGTTATAGGAGACCTTGCGGACGTGATCGAGACAGGGCGGCGACCACCCGCGGTGGACGGGCGGAACTCCTTTTGGTATGTGAATGGTGAGGGGATAAGGCTGCTGCTCGCGATCCTCTCGGCGTGCGGAGCCGCCGAGCGGAGGAAGCGACCACGCCTGGAGACTCTCAGAGAGGAGTCCGAGTGGGCGAGCGAAGGCAATGCAGGTGATGAGGGAGGTGGAGTCAGCAGCAGTGGTTCAAGGTGCCTTAGTAAAGAGGTGAGGTTAGAGAGAGAGAAGGACGACCAATGAAACAATGTCCAAAGTCATATGTTCTCCTATCTTAACATAATTTTAGCAGCTCGatgttctcttcttcctcctaaaGTAAGAAAGCAAGGATGATAAGTGATTGACGAGGGGGAGAAGGCGGGAGGACGCTCCAATGGTGAGGCTCAATGTTGCGTCTTCCCCGCCCACAGGAAACGGAGGATAACTAGTGCTCCTCTGTTAATCCTTTTGTAAAAGTGGAGAACTAAAGTAATAATTTAAATGAATGGGACTTCAACgtcagagagggagagagatgaaGATTAGATTGCATAAAAGAGGCACTGGAGATATTATAGGCAGTAAATGCGATATAACAGCAGGTTTACTTACTGGTGGGAGTCGTTGCCAATGATGCATCTCAAGTCGTGCTGCTTCCTGGGAGGGTGCTACACTCATGAAGTAGAGGCTTTCTGTAGAACTTATGCATTTGAAGGTTCTGCATATAGAAATCAAATTTAGCCAACATAAAATTCTTGTAGAATTAATTATATTGCTAATGACGAGAATTTATAGCTAGACACAGTAAACTAAGCAATCGAATTCTAGCAGAATGAAGCTTAAGATGCTTtgcaaaatgataaaaaaaaggttTAGGCAAGACATTCCACACCATGCtaaaaaaaaggggagagagagacagagaccaGCTCAGCAGAATAATAGCATATTTAACTCATGTAGAGGGCCAGCAAAACAATAAAATGTTTCAGATACATTAAGTCAGGTCCCAAATTAACTAAATCATGTAgggaaatgagagagagagaagctcagAAGAAAAATAGAGGACCTGAACAACACAAACATGAGGTCAGGTGGCAACTCAGAATACTCGAATCAtgtagggaagagagagagaccaGCTCAACAAAATTCTACTACATCCAATTCATGTAGGAGGCCAGAAAAACAATAGAGAACTTCACATCAATATAATCATTCATGTAGGAAACCAGCTAGCAAAATACTAGTACAGGCCACATGCAGGAGGCCAGCAAAAGAGTAGAGAACTTCACATACATGAGGCAGGCCCCAAATCTACATCCTCGGAACCATTGCAACAAACACTTCATAGAACTGTCAAGATTGTGACAAAACATGAACATttatttatgtttaactgcacagAATCTATCAACTAAATCAGAACTATCCGGTGACGAGAATCGGCACCAAGTACATGGGATATCAAATTGTAACAGAGATGAGCCTTGCACTTAACCAGTTGCTGCAGGTAAATAGAAGCTCACCATAATTTAACTCATGTTCGTACAGTATTAACATTATATTAAAGTGCATGAAGTCAAGGATACTAGATAACCAGGATCAGATAAAAGGTGATAAATACGATACTAAGAACGTAAAAGAACATGATGATTTGCACATCTCAGCCTGTAGTATTGCTGTAGAAGTTAAATACTAACTCTTGCAAAGTCAGATTTGTCACACTCTTTCTTTCAGAAAGAATTAAGTGGCATTGGCCATGTACTGCCATTTGCCAATCAGACAACCAACAGATGAAGGGTGCCAAAATGGGGGAATGATGATATGCCAAGGATACTCCCACATGTAGGTTAAGCAGAGCCTACGCCAAAATTGGTACGTATACACGAGGATATTCTTCATGGATGCAACGAGATAACATTGATGCTCATCAAATCTGCAGCAACCTAAGGTCATAAACTAATTGCATATGTCAAGTTTCGTCATGGTAGCAAACTCGTGGATTTAAACATAATTTAAATGAGTTGATGAATATATACATGATAATACATCATCCAACTATCATCTATCTCACCAACATTCTCAAATATCTAGAAGTTAAATAGCACACCTAACTTTTGGCTTTAGCCATACCAGATAGACATGGATCTAGATTTTGTACTGTAGCTCGATGCCACAAAAAATGAACCATGCAGCAGACTCTGAACATTGCTGTTGAATAATCTAGCTGCATACAGTAGCACTTGTCATTTTGGCAAGATGGTTAAATCTACTGAAACTAAAAGCAAATGAACTCTATAACTAGCAGTGCTTCATCAAGCTAAAAAGATGTTTCCTTAAATAACAAATCAGAATTGATATAATCTCAGATTAAAAAAAACATATGTACCTCAACTGAAATCATTTTCTTGTGCCAAATGAATAGCATGGTCATCAATCTTTGCTGATACAAATGATTTTTTTTAGCATTGCAAGGTGAATTTCCAGAAAACCATTCTAATGAGTACATTCTTTTAGTTCACTGTCACGAGGCAGACGTCCATCCTTTGCCATGTTAGTCAGAACATTCAATACAACATCTACGTTCTTGTGGTTCACTTAATTCAGTTCCTCATCCTTATCAAATTGAGAGATACCCTTAATAATGGTAATTGCACTGAGGAGAAAGCCATCTTGTACCATCTATGCACACAAGTTTCCTGCCCTACAGTGTCCATGGATGATAACATTATATGCAGTAGCATCAGGCATCCACCTCCTCTTCGCTGTTGAATCAAATGCCTTATAAGCTTCATTTATCAATCCTTTTAAAGAATGAACACACTTTTGAACTCCGCTTTGCCACATCAATCCCTCAGTATGCCATATGTGATACTATCTGGAAAAAACTCATCATAGAACATCCTAACAGGAATCGTTTTACTTCCTTTGTCTGACTCACTCTATGAAAGCCTTCTTCATTCCCCTCATTCCATTAGCCATCAATCAGTGTGTGTGTGGTGTATGTAAATTCATCAAGATGTAGATCAAAATCAACATTTTCTGGGAATGCTTACAAGTGCTGTCCAGTCTCTTACTTCACAAGTACTTCCAATAAGTTGTCAAGCATCTCCAGATTCAACTGGAATGCCAGATCATTGTCTCCACTCCTACCGTGCCATTCATTTAGTTCGTACCACATCGTCTCGAACAATCCTCGATGAACATCCATCCTCCCCGGCAAACAATACCCATTAATTAGAGGATTGTAGCTCGCAAAAGGAAGCCAAATTCCACTCTTCTCCTTTGTCTGCTTCATGATCAGGAATGCAACATTCAAGTACCATCTCGTGTGAAAGTGACCTCCTTAGTTCGGCTGACAATCTTAGTTGCTCTCCTCAGCTTCCCTGCTTTACACATTGCATTGACCAACGAAGTATATGTAACAACACAGGGTTCCACGCCCTTACAAGACTAGATCTTGATGCACGTGGCCATCCCTGCAGTACCCATTCACAAGCGTCGTGCGAGTATGGCATCAGGGGCCAACACTTCCACCATCTCATCGGAAAACTTTCTTGAATCCGTCATCGTCCTCAGCAGCGGGCGACCGACTTGCAGGGACCATCAGTCAGAGTGTTGTCTGTGAACGACAACTTTGGGCGACCACCCGGCGAGCGTCATCTCAGATGGGAAAGCCGACGCCCGATCCAATTCAACTCATGAGTATAATTCTCTGATAAGTATGTTGGATGTGTAGACACTGGACGAAATCCCGAAACCAGCCATTCATCGACCAAGTCTTCGATTGGCGTCGAGGGCGAAGTTGTAGGAGAGAAAGGCTGGGGAAAATCCGGCATCGCTGGTGATGGAGACAgcggagagagagagggtggtgagggagagggagaagtATTACTTGACGAGAAAGGAGACGTCCATCTCGGCGACGAGGCGGCGCCGGCTTCGAGAGGGCTCCGCGTGGGGGCGAATCGCCGCCCTAGCAACGAAGGCGGGCCTTTTGCTTTGGATCGATCCGAGAGCCCGATCGAAGCCCAAATAGAAATTCTACCCAATTCTGACTCGACTCGAGCTCTGTTCGGACCCATCAGAATGAGCCAATTAGCTTATCGATGTCAATTCCGATCCCAGTGTGCACAGAATTagccatcacacacacacacacacatccaaTATGATGGGGCCAAATATGAGCTCAAAGCAGTGATGAGAAAAGGATGCATGTCACCGTCCCAACCCATGGTGTGCATGAAAAGGCATCATCACTGCAGTGGGATCCAACTCCTCACCAACCATGGATTCCTCCCCACCACCTTGTTGGTGCCTCCCTTTCATCCCACCAACATCAAAAACAAGAAACCTTGGATGTTGCTGAGATTCCACTCCCTCTATTGAGGTGGGACTGACAGAGATCCAAGGTGGCCAATGGTGGAGTTCTGATAGATACCAGGTGGTGGTGTTTGATATTTTAGTCTTCCTAGCTAGGAAGAACAGTTCCTGGAGATCCAAAGTCATGTGCTCATTAGGTTTGCCTGCTCCTGTGCCTCTTGTTTCAACAACACTGGTTTTGCTCCAAAGCTTTTGCTCTAAGAACATACAGCCAAAACAGCACCCAGTAATGGCTGCACCCAATATTTTTATCTTCCCTTGTTCTTCTGCATGGAGTTGGAGATCTCAAGGACAGTCTCAATTATATGACCCCTAGTCTTGTCTTACTTGTTATCTGAACTGAGGATGAGAAGACAACCAATCAGCATATGTGATATTAATGATGATACCCGATTATCCAAGATGACTTTTCTCGATCAGTAGGATCGATCACAGATTTGTCTTTCCTTCAACCAGGACCTCAGATGTCAGAAGGCAAGCGATTAAGAGATAGATACTACAGCCCCTCCATACCAAGGATTAGGAAGGTGGGCATGGGAAGAGTTTGCGACAGCTCTCACGTAGAATAGCTCAGCTATTCCTCAAGCTAAAGGATGTGATCTCACCAGCATATTTCAATCTGTTCACAACTCCCCTTGTACTTTGCCTCTGATAGGGAGGATGATGAGATCAAGTATCTGTGAGTGGCTTTTGGGTAGGATGCAGTGGTTTCAGAGTTCATTAGTTGGTGGATGCTGTCAGAAGTAAGACTGTCAGCTGATGTTAGTAAGTGTGAGACTGTGAgtggaggaaccaatgatttatttTCTGCTAAAGCCTCGATTAAGTGAAAACAACACAGTCACGAGGGTCTCTGCAAATTCATGTGGAGGAAGGAAACATGTCAGTGATCGATGGAAAGGCTCATCACAATGATTGGGACACTGAGTGCATTTCAGGTAGCTGCTAGTTTTCTTTCACCAGAGAGGTGCCAGAAGAATAGGGACTGAAAGACCCAGTGAGATGCTACAGCTATCTCAAATTGCTGAGTTAACTTCCCAGCCTAACATGGAAATAGTGACTTCAGGAATCCAAGATTTGCAAATCAGCATCACAGTCATTATGAATGAAAAATTGCTATCAGGAACAGTCTTAAAGAAATCATCATTACTCATCAATGGACTATTAATGTCAGTAACTGCTGTTGTTATTGTGTTTTAGTGACAGAAAAAAAGACACAAGACAACCGGAATGCCTACAGATATCTGCAATGCGAAGAGTTGTCATCACTGTTTACGACCTTAATAAGGACCTGAAGGAAAATAGCACTTCAACTAAAAGGGCACTTTCCTAGTGGAAATTACATCGTCTGTTGACCTGCATAAGAATGATTACTAAATCTGAAGAAGTGAATCTGttcttttttagtataatttTGTCACTTACACTGTTGCTTTTGAGCTGCAACATTGTTCACCAGTGAGATGAACAGTCAATCACAAGCTCAGAGTCCATGAAATGAATCAAGCAAAAGTTTGGACTTTCGACCGCTAACATGTCTCGTTAAAGATTGCCAAAAGCAATTTTGCTTggaagaaaaagtacatctgctaAAAGGCATGCCAAAGTCGGACCACTAACAAGTCTCTCTAATAATAAGTTGCCATCACTTCCAGCACACAAGTATATTCACGTACTACTCACAGGGTTTGTCAAACATGGCACAACTATTATCATGTACCAATCTCTTGCTTGCAAGAAACAGCTAGATGTGTTGGAAGAAAGCAAGCCACACATCTCCATGAACTAATTCCAAGATATCCAACCTCAGATAAACAGGACGCACATTGGGTCTTGCAAAGGGGAGAACTGTTATTTCTTTCTGCATTGTACATGATTCTACATGCAAAACTTAGCTCCATCCAGGGGCGAGAAAGCTACTCTCTTTTGAAGTGCTTTCGAGCCCAAAAAAGGTCTCCAAGAGAAGGGAAAATGAAACGCGGGTAGGTGTCtttatgtcttcttcttcttaacaAGAAACAACATGAGCACCGATCACAGTCAATGGGGGGGCGGTAGCGTGAGAGCTCCTTACAGTTTACGCCTTTGGACGAGCCTTCGAGGAGAGGTTCTTCCACTCCACCAAGCGAAGTAAGAACTCCATCACCTACAGAACATGGCCAAATCGAGTCACGTCCAGTGCAACATCTCCATCGCAGTAGCCATCAGGCGGAGTGGAACCTGATGGCCCCCAAAGCAAACGAAAGCAAAGCCTGAAATTGCACTGACCTCAGAAGGCTCTCCAAGGGAATAAGAGGCGTTTGTCTCTTTAGGATTCTTCGAAACAAGTATTCCAAACCCTTGTCCTCTGTCCCGTAAAACCTGACAAAGACATGTCAGGGTTCTCGCGCTTGTCAATAGGAGCTGCTAATGAACTCGGACAAAGACGGTGAAAGCCACTGTTACCAGACACGTGATTGAATTCAACGTACCTTGAACGCATCTTCGTCGGTGCAATCATCTCCGATATAAAGGGGCACTGCCCTCTTGCAGTCAGCAAAGCCTGCATAGTTAATGCGTGCTTTCTGGTTACAGAAGAACGGGACGTGATGTGATACATGTTTAGGCAATGATGATCGTGAAACTTACCGAGTGACTCTAACAGGAACTCCAAGGCCTTCCCCTTATCCCATTTGATAGTAGGGCGGATCTCCCACACCTATCGATCGCATAAACATGCAAATCAGATCACGTCGAAACATGTTATATCATACGCAACATAAAGATACTGATCGAGACCACGGTCGTGGACGCACCATTCTCCCTCGGGTCATCCGCAATTTGGGGTATTCGTTTATCACTGACAACACCTGCTCTAGCAACCCACTCCAGCGCTGCACAATGTTTACACATATTGCTTTCACGTATGGCATCAAACAAGAAGTTGGTGCAGAAAGATGGAAGAATCACTGCTCACCTTTTCATCCACACATCTGTAATGGACGGAGACGCAGAACTTGTTGTTCTCCACCTTGGCGCCAGGGATGGACTTGGTCTCCTCCAGCAGCGCTCTATGAACCTGGAGGGAACAAACAAGAACAAATGCTGGTGACCAGTGCTCTGGTTTCAGGTATGGATTGATGTACTAGTGCTTTTCAAGGCCTGGCCCTGCTACAGAGACACTTGGAAGAGGAACCAACCTCATTTATCATGGGGAGGAACTCGCTAGCTGGTTGGAAGAGAACAGGTCGTTTCTAAACCACAAGAACGTGAGAACACATGTGAGCCAACTTACGTGTATGCTTTTGTTGAGTTTGATATGTGAGGAGGAGTAGTGCCTACCTTCTTGGTGTATCTCTTGGGAACCTTGATGTCCATGCCATGGCTTCCAGCGTAGCATAGTTCGGTTAGTCTCACGAAATCGTACACCTGCAGAGCATGAGATGGAAATAGTAAGAGAACAGAGGAAGTATGAACATAGTCAGCATCTTTCGACTACCGCGAGGTGGGATCGGCATCAACCTTGCTTCGGCATCGCCCGCTCACGATCGCCGTGGGGAAGCACCTCGCCACTTCCTTCACTGCAGCTCTCATCTGATTGGAATAATACAAATGCCATCTTTAACAGTTGAGAATACAACTAGAAGCAGAGGACGCCTGAAACAAGAGTCAGGTGCTCACTGCGTCGGACATGAAAGCGGAGTCGGGATCATCGACAATAGGGGAGAGGGTCCCGTCGTAGTCCAAGAAGATCACGATCTGCTTTCCGTCGGTGGCACTCATGATCTGTTCGAACTCGATCAAAGCGGAGGGGTGCCGCATCTACGAAGGGATCAAACACCATCAGCACCCGAAACATCCGAACTTCCGAGTTAAAGAAACGAAGCAGCACTTACAATCGATGCCGAATGTTCATAGGCAGGGGCTGAGGCCAGAGCGGTGGACGCCTTGGCATGAGTAGGAGAGGAAGCTTTCATCGAGTCCAGCCAACCCTTCGTCAAGCCTCCGTTGAGCTCGACTGGGGAGACGGACTTCTTCCGGATGGCGGCAGCAGAGGCCCCGCCACTGCGCGGCGGCGGGTAGGGAAGCAGGGACGGAGAGttcgccaccgccgccaccgtGATAGACGGCATCGCCTCCGGAACCATCGCATTGTTCGTCATCTCTTCCGTGATAGAGGAACAGAGATCAAAGCACAAGCTCGAGGAGAAGAGAAAAGATCGGATCTTTCTGTTTCCTCCCCGCTATAGGCTTTGTGCAATCGACAAAGCGGTCGTGGTGATTGGGGAGGTGCGGCAGGGGAGGGTGGATATATAGGAAGAAGGACGCAAGGCGACGTAGGGGGCGGAGAGCATCCGCGGTTGGCGGTGTCCAACGGGGCCCCGGACGTGGGCCAACCGGCCAGAACCGGTCCGCCGTCTTCTACGTCGGCGGGGACGCACGATCTCGCCAGCTGGCGGCGCGTACACGTGCTGAAAACCGGGGTCGAGGTGCCCCCCGCACGTGTCGAAGACGCAGCAGGCAGCAAATCCACGGACGCCAAAAGCCGCTAATAACCGGGGCGTTTTCCAAGTTAAGGCGGTCTTCTTATTACCTTCTCCTCTTCCCTCCACCAGCAACATAGTTCATAAGGACGTTAAGATCATACAGTGCCTAataacttattcgaacttactgGGAATTCTGATTTCTAAAGGAGCATTATTGGGGCTTGACGCCCATGGTAAACATAGGAAACAACCAGCCACAGGATGCCAAAACCAGCTGCCAGGTCTGTAATCAACCTGTGCATATTGTACTCTCCAGCAGTACGTATTAAAAAAAAGGAAGACCTTCAACACTAATCAATCTTTGCAATTACAGGACTAAACAACACGATGACATTCTACTATTCTTTCCGATTGGTCTTTTGGTCTCCTGAGGGTTTGGTGTTCCGGTTTGCAGCCGTGTGAGTCGCAAAAAGTCAAAGCTCCATTATATAATCCTTGCTCTTTTAGGTCAGCATGCAGAAAGCTTTAGAAAAAGCGAGTGGGTGGCTTGTTGTATAATCCCTTTGCATGGCTGTCTGGTTCGTAGTTTAACATAAAGGATCTGAGAGAGTTCAGCGTGCCCTTTAATTATGTTGTAGATTTCGACGTTAAAATTTCATGTTCACGAGTGAGCTTGTATGTGGAGTCTTATCAGTCAGAATGGAACAAAAGTAAGCGGCGTATGTGAACAAAGGTAATTAAGTTCTGATGCAAACAGTTGAAAGCACCGAGTCTCCTTTAGCAGCAATTGTAGCGACGGTTGCGACTCCAAATGATGGATGCAGAGCTCACACAGCTGCATTGATGTCGATGTGAAGAAGCACACATCTGATGCAAACACAGAAACCCTTGCTCGGGAGGACGGTTCGAGCCCCATCTGGTCTCCGCAAGTGCTGTTTCTTGTCTGCTTCGTGAGACATGATGGTGGAGTATATGCCATCCGGTCCTCGAGCACCACCATTGCAGGCTCTACTGACACGTTCTTCCGAGCTCCCCTCTCCCACCCTTTCCGGCGTACTGTCCTTTATTGCTACCCTTCCTTTCTTTATCGAGTGACCAACACAGCATTCCCGTCCTTTTGTGGTCTCCGAGTTATCACCTGCTTCGACCCCAAGTCTGTCATGCTCGTCTCTTTCcatctttccttctttctttcctttcatCCTTTCCAACTTTGTTGCCACTGCGACCTGGGGAGTCGTGTCATCTTTTAACGTAAAGGCGGTGGAGACGGGACAAGTCGGCTTTATGGTGGTGTGAAACATG harbors:
- the LOC135624031 gene encoding uncharacterized protein LOC135624031 gives rise to the protein MASHEAMTKVMVGRTTEYRKGTDTELLALHSSSAELLLLCGERFDAVQAFRTGRLSLHMIRAKGNPVCMVSCMVGDHQWMLAKDSLVLRVDPRRYVFAMPGFCYGLALLGSGSDTECRTLEEILARFCAYRDIAAVSMNSALTIPPFLSGDDIWAHAYDEMTKLTTNAIAIDTTTGGARRPSTATGIASSESEKWKKIQRAVRTSAMVKLLSRSLLTGALDPRKHLDLTAGNNLPSMRVIGDLADVIETGRRPPAVDGRNSFWYVNGEGIRLLLAILSACGAAERRKRPRLETLREESEWASEGNAGDEGGGVSSSGSRCLSKEVRLEREKDDQ
- the LOC135621947 gene encoding probable trehalose-phosphate phosphatase 6, producing the protein MTNNAMVPEAMPSITVAAVANSPSLLPYPPPRSGGASAAAIRKKSVSPVELNGGLTKGWLDSMKASSPTHAKASTALASAPAYEHSASIMRHPSALIEFEQIMSATDGKQIVIFLDYDGTLSPIVDDPDSAFMSDAMRAAVKEVARCFPTAIVSGRCRSKVYDFVRLTELCYAGSHGMDIKVPKRYTKKKRPVLFQPASEFLPMINEVHRALLEETKSIPGAKVENNKFCVSVHYRCVDEKRWSGLLEQVLSVINEYPKLRMTRGRMVWEIRPTIKWDKGKALEFLLESLGFADCKRAVPLYIGDDCTDEDAFKVLRDRGQGFGILVSKNPKETNASYSLGEPSEVMEFLLRLVEWKNLSSKARPKA